The following is a genomic window from Fulvia fulva chromosome 9, complete sequence.
CATTGACACGGCGCCAGCGAGTAGTAACTTATACGATCAGGTAGGTCTCGTTCTCTTTCACCGTCTGCATCTCTGTTTCACATCTGTTTCACATCTGTTTCACATCTGTTTCACATCTGTTTCTCACCTGTTTCACATCTGTTCCACAGACGCGTGTCAACCAGGATGCCCAAGTTCCCCAGTCTACAGCAGGACATCCTCCGTCAGTACAGACCCGGCGTGACTACGTGCTACAGCAGCTGATCGCAATCCAGTGCCACGCGACATCACCACATGGCAATGGCTGTTCGAAAGCCCGACCTGCTCACCCCTCCGACGATACCCCGAGAAAGAGCTGGGCGGCTTCACAGATGTCGTGGCCAAGGAAACGTTGAACTGGAAGCAAGTCAAAGAGAACGCCACATACCTGTCGGCCGCACTGGTCAAGAAGTACGGCCTCAAAGAGACGGAGACAGTAGCGCTCTTTAGCGCCAATACAGTATGGTACCCAGTCGCCATGCACGCGACACTGCGTGTTGGTGGCAGAGTCTCCGGAGCCAGTCTAGCATACAATGAGGAAGAGATGACCTATGCGCTCCAGAAAGCAGATGCCAAGTTCTTGATGACACACCCGCACAGTATGGATGTCGCCATCAACTCCGCAAAAGCCGTTGGCCTGCCACAGGAGAACATCTTCCTCCTGGAAGGCGAGCTCAAGGGCTTCAAGAACATCAAGACTCTTATTGAGGAAGGCAAGCAACTCGGCGAGCAAGTCCCAGTTTGCTCCATTCCAAAGGGCAAGACGAACTTCGACATTTGCGGCTTTCTATCGTTCTCGTCGGGAACTACTGGTCTACCCAAGGCTGTCATGATCGCCCACCAAAATGTCATCGCTCAATGCCTCCAGATCATGCCAATCACGCCCTCCGATCACAAACGCATCCTGGCCCTCCTCCCCTCCTTCCACATCACTGGCCTTGTCCACGTCCTCCACCTCCCTCTCCTCATCAACGCATCCGTCTACTGCCTCCCTCAATCCACCATGAAACTCATGCTCGACGCAATCGTTGAGTACAAGATCCCCGAACTCCTCCTAGTCCCTCCACTCATCATTCGATTGGTCCGAGATCCATTGGTAGAGCAATACGACCTCTCCTTTGTCAGGCGCTTCTCCTCCGGCGCAGCACCCATGTCCGATGAAATCATCCAGCTCCTGCAGAAGAAGTTCCCAAACACAGGCTTCAAGCAAGGTTACGGCATGACGGAATCCTGTTCCTGCATCGCAACACACCCTCCCTGGCTCTACGACTTCTCCTACGCCAAGACCGTCGGCACCGTCTGCGCCAGCACCACCGTCAAGATCATCAAGGAAGACGGCAACGAAGCGGAGATCGGCGAGCCTGGGGAGATCTGTGCCAAAGGACCACAGATCGTGATGGGATACCTCAACAATCCCGAAGCAACCAAGGAGACCTTCGACGAGGAAGGATACCTCCACACCGGCGACCAAGGCAGCATCGACTCCCACGGCATCATCACCATCCTCGACCGCATCAAAGAACTCATCAAAGTCCGTGGCATCGGCGTCGCGCCCGCTGAACTCGAAGATTTGTTGTTGGGCCACGAGGAAGTCGAAGACGTCGCCGTCATGGCAATCCAAGACGACTACTCGGGTGAAGTCCCCAAGGCGTACATTGTCCCCAAACCAGGGCAAGAGCCTGGGCAGGCGCTGGGGAGGGAGTTGTTGGCGTTTGTGAAGAGTAAGAAGGTGAGGTATAAGGCTGTTAAGGAGGTGGAGTTTATTAAGGAGATTCCGAAATCAGGGTCGGGAAAGATATTGCGGAGGATGTTGAGGGATCAGCATAGGAAGGGGGCGCAGGGGGTTGTGGTTAGGGAGGAGAGTATGGGGTGGTGGGGAAGAGGAGTGGGTTGGTTAGACGTGTAGATGCTTATGATGTGTATGAGGGTATGATGTTCACACATTTTTCTCGTCTCGAAGTCGCATGGGGCGTCCACTGCACAAACTCCTCATCCCAACTCCCTCCACACTCCCGCCTCATTCCCGCCTCATTCCCGTCATACAGAACCCTCACGCCTCTCTCTTCCAGCCCATACTCCCCAAGACGCATGACACACCAGAAGCGCTCCCTAGTGGGCTCCGGCATACGACCACTGATCCAATAATTTTCTCGGCCGTAGAGTGGGGACAACTCCCACAACCAAATCTCCAACTCCCCCAGCGTCTGAGCCGTGAATCTGACGTCAAGCCTCTTAATCTCGGCAGCGGTCTCTTTACCAATGTCATAAAGCCAATCGGCGACTTCGGAGGGTGGGAACGGATAGGGCTGGCCTGCGTCGCAGGTAGCGATAAACTGGGAGGTACCGTAGAAGATGGGACTTGCTTCGTGGCGGATCTGGCGTGAGAGGTAGACTAGAGGCGGCATTGAGTCCTTTTTGGGCGGATCTCTAGAGATGCGGCTAGGTTCTTCGAGAATGGTAGATTGTGTCTCGAAGGGGTCGTCTTCATCTCGGGCGAGGACGAGCTCGTAAATGTTGACGCGTAGTTCGGCTGGAAGTTTGGTGAAGAAGGGAGAGCCGACATTGGACGCTGCGATTGTAGGTGGTACACTGTCTCGTTTTAGCGAACTAGTACTAGATTGTCGCACAATATGCACTTACTCGGCCACGAGGTCACTCGGCAGTCTTTGCAGTTCCTGTAGTGTTTGTTCCGACATGTTGAACACGTTGACGTGTGACACGGGTTTTGTAGTCGATAAGTGAGGTGGAGAGTTTCGAGTGAAGTTGCGGTGGACTCGATGTGAAGTGGACAGAGGCAGAAGAATGCAGAATTGAGGAGGCGTATGAAGAGAAGGTCGGCTAAAGGTTAGCATGTGAAGACGACGGTGCTGCCGCACATGCGTTTCACATGATGTGTTGAGAATATGGACCATACTCGAGCGGTGTCATGCTCTTTGATACCACATGCATCTTGTATCGAGGGTCGGTCAGTTGCCCATTGTGTAAACATAGTGTGCCGAGTCTCTTGTTGGTCCGAAACGCAATATCTTTCTTCAGCTTTTCTTCGCCATTAAGGATAAGGTCCGACGCAAATGTCGCGACGAATAGAGCGTTCTTGTAGCAGATTAGTAATTCTTCTTGACGGACTTGCCGGGAGATGCGCAGGAGCGGTGGCATAAGGTCCACCAGAATGGGCTTCAGTGTGCTGCCATAGGATCGAATCGATGTCTGTGTCTCGAATGGCTCATCCTCGTCCCGAGCAAGAACGAGTTCGTAGATGTTGACTCGAAGCTCGGCTGGTAATTTGTCAAGGGCGAAGCGGGCTTTGGCGGCTGCCGTGGTAGCCTCTTTGTTTGGCTGGTCGTCACTTTGTAGGAAGTTGACTTACTTAGCACCGAGGTCGTCTTGGAGCTGTCTTCCCATCTTGTCCATCGTCAGAGTTGAGGAATGGATATGCTTTGTGGATCTCTGCGCACGCGTTGCGCAGTACATACATGCTTAGCGAGCGTGGCCGCGTAGTGGGCGGCGTTGTCATCCATCCTGTTGGTCGATGTCTGGATATGTCAGAACTACGCTAAGTGTGAGAATACGTGTTTGGAGGTCACACTTGCGCATGTTTTGACACCTTCCTCACCTTCCTCCATTCGCTTTCGCTTCTGGCTAGGAAGAAGTCCGGTTCTTAGCATCAGTCGTTCACTTGGAGCAGTATCACGCTAGGTTCGTTCAGTAGACTTTTTGGTGCAAGCCCGACTGCCAAAGCTCCGCACCAAAGGTGCGCATATTGCTGCTCGACTGGATAGCTCGCGTGGCTGACTTCGTAGTGTGCGTTCTGTCACTCAGTGAGATTGCTTCGCATCCATCGATTCCATACTTTGTGAGCAGCACAGTGCA
Proteins encoded in this region:
- a CDS encoding 4-coumarate-CoA ligase 1, with protein sequence MPKFPSLQQDILLPRDITTWQWLFESPTCSPLRRYPEKELGGFTDVVAKETLNWKQVKENATYLSAALVKKYGLKETETVALFSANTVWYPVAMHATLRVGGRVSGASLAYNEEEMTYALQKADAKFLMTHPHSMDVAINSAKAVGLPQENIFLLEGELKGFKNIKTLIEEGKQLGEQVPVCSIPKGKTNFDICGFLSFSSGTTGLPKAVMIAHQNVIAQCLQIMPITPSDHKRILALLPSFHITGLVHVLHLPLLINASVYCLPQSTMKLMLDAIVEYKIPELLLVPPLIIRLVRDPLVEQYDLSFVRRFSSGAAPMSDEIIQLLQKKFPNTGFKQGYGMTESCSCIATHPPWLYDFSYAKTVGTVCASTTVKIIKEDGNEAEIGEPGEICAKGPQIVMGYLNNPEATKETFDEEGYLHTGDQGSIDSHGIITILDRIKELIKVRGIGVAPAELEDLLLGHEEVEDVAVMAIQDDYSGEVPKAYIVPKPGQEPGQALGRELLAFVKSKKVRYKAVKEVEFIKEIPKSGSGKILRRMLRDQHRKGAQGVVVREESMGWWGRGVGWLDV